TAATCCTTTTCAATCAAATCTAACAAGATCCCGAAACGCAGGCTGTCGCAGAATGCGCAATATCATTAAAATGTCATTCTGAGCGCCAGCGAAGAATCTTGTTGGTACAGCCCTTAATAACTTGATTATACTAGAGTTACAACGAGTTTCAAACAAGATCCTTCACTCCGCTTCGCTCCGTTCAGGATGACAATTCCAGGCTTTTTGCCTATTCTGCGACAGCCTGAACGTCGGGATGCCAAAGTTGGCGGTTTAAGCTTAAAAGCATGATTTCATGAATTATTCAGGATAAATAAAGTAATGCAATATATGATTAAATTTGTTTCGGTCAATAGCACTCTTGTATTCAAAATCAAAATTTGAGAAGATATTTTTCGAAATAATTGATTTGGTAAAAACAAATAATCATTGTAAGTTACCATCATATGTATTTATCCGGAAACAGAAATAAATCAAAGCTTGATGAACAATAATGAGTAAATATTACCTGGTTGTAAATCCACATGGCGGCGGCAAAAAAGGTCTTGCTGTTTTGGAAAAAGTAAAGCCTATTTTCGAAGAATCCGGAGCTGAAATCGATATTAAAGAAACCCGGTATGCCGGGCATTGCCGGATCATGGCCAATACATTTGAATACGATGGATATGACGGATTCTGCGCTATCGGTGGAGATGGAACGATGCATGAAGTTGTGAATGGCATGCTAACCAGGAATGATAGCAGGAAATTACCCATTGGCCTGATAACCGGCGGTACAGGCAATTCATTCATGCATGATATGGATTGCCTCGATCCAATTCTTGCAGCAAAGAGAATTCTAACAGGGCGATTGCGCAAATTGGATATCGCTAAAGTGGATGCTAACGGCGAGACCATTTATAGCTTTAATATCGTCGGTTGGGGATTACCGACAGATATAAACTTGCTGGCTGATAAAATGCGATGGCTGGGAGGACAGCGATACAACGTGGCATCGATTCTGGAAGTGTTTAAGAATACCAGGCGTCTGGCAAAAATCACTATTGACGGACGGACTATAGCGGGGGATTATGGCTTTATTTTGGGAATGAATACAATTCACACCGGAAATGGCATGAAGATGGCACCCTTAGCGCGGATTGACGATGGTTTAATCGACTTATTGATCGTTCGCAAAGCCGGGAGATTAAAGTTATTGTCTTTGTTTGCAAAAATTTTCAAGGGTGATCATGTTGGAGATCCGGTGGTGGAATATCACCAGGCTAAAGAATTTTCAATTATTCCGATGGAAGATCATCCATTGAACATCGATGGAGAAATTCTCGGCAGCACGCCGATCCATGTAAAAATGCTTCCGGCAGCGATTGAAGTATTGGTTTGAGAAACGTGAGACAGAGAAAACCACGAAGACACAGAAGGCACAGAGTAATAAAGAGAAAAAAACATAAATAATGACTCTCACTTATAATTAT
This sequence is a window from candidate division KSB1 bacterium. Protein-coding genes within it:
- a CDS encoding diacylglycerol kinase family lipid kinase; this encodes MSKYYLVVNPHGGGKKGLAVLEKVKPIFEESGAEIDIKETRYAGHCRIMANTFEYDGYDGFCAIGGDGTMHEVVNGMLTRNDSRKLPIGLITGGTGNSFMHDMDCLDPILAAKRILTGRLRKLDIAKVDANGETIYSFNIVGWGLPTDINLLADKMRWLGGQRYNVASILEVFKNTRRLAKITIDGRTIAGDYGFILGMNTIHTGNGMKMAPLARIDDGLIDLLIVRKAGRLKLLSLFAKIFKGDHVGDPVVEYHQAKEFSIIPMEDHPLNIDGEILGSTPIHVKMLPAAIEVLV